The sequence below is a genomic window from Clostridium putrefaciens.
TATTCTTAATTGTAACTAAGATCTCCAAATCCTTTTAATCCACAAAGTTTTTGTATTACTTTTCTTCCCAAGGTAACCGCGGCTCCACTATAAGGAATAGGCGCGGTATGTATCTTATATTCTTTAGATTTCGTACCCTTTTTATTAACCGCGGAAGCGGATAAAGGTATTTCACGAATTACAGTATCTATAACGCCCTTCGGTATAATGTTTTTATAGATCTTATCCAAGGTACTAAATAATCTATTGCTGAACTTTTCTGCTAAAATTTTAGATAAGTTATCGGCTCCATTAATAGACCAGCTCATTTTTCTACCTTTCATTCTATGTGCTAACACATCGCAAATGTTATGTTCCATAGTCCCTAATTGCCTATATTCTATCCCTTCGGGTGCCGTAGGCATAGTTATATTGTCTCTTAATTTATATGGAACTAGGCCCTCTTTATTATGTACAAAATAGTCATATAGCTCTGTAAGCTTTTTAAAAACAACTTCATCTTTATTATTTTCTATCATCATGTTAACAATTGCTTCCAACCCTTCATCAACTTTCCCTTGCCTAAATAACTTAAGTAAGACTTTCTGTTCTTTTTTATCACTTACTTTTCTAATAATTGCTTGGCTTATATGAAATGGATCCAGTTGAAAGTGTATGTCTTGATCTTCACAGGTTGCTTTTATCCACTTTGCACCATCTCCATTTAATATCCTAGTTTCTATTTCATCAACATTATACTTTTCAGCAATGGTTGCTTCCGCAACTTTTTTAAAGTGGCTAGAACTATTAAAACTTGCACAAACAGTTTTATCAATAACAACATATTCTTTTTTACTGCCTGGACGCAACTTCCAACCTGTATAAGATACTGCTAATTTAAGTTCTTTTTTTCTATTCTTACCCTTTGGTCTATCTTTTCCCTGAATGGATAACCATACCCCGTCTTGCTCCTGAAATAGCACTGGTACTTCCTTTTTGCCTTTCAACGCACCTTTTTCATTTAGTTCAATCTTACGCTTTTCTAGTTCATTTATCTTTTCTCCAACCATTTGAACTATGTTCCAAACTCCTTGAGCACTAATTTCCTGATTACACATTGTTTTTATATTTTCAGCTGTTTTTCTAAAAGATACTTCTGACACGTTGGTTAAAATAGTTTCTACAAGATTTATAGATACATTACCTATGGTGTCCATGCCTAGATACTCATCTAAAAGGAACTTAGTAGCTGTTTTACCATCTTCAAGTTCAAACTGATAAATACGTCTTGAATATTCAACATCCCCCATAATCGTTCTTAAACAAGTCTTTTTAAGTCCCTTATTTCTATATACTTTAATATCTCTTTCTTTAAGTAGCTTTTCATCTAAAGCTTCCAACACATTTTTTAAAACATTGCAGGCTTCATCACAAACCATCTTATAAATCTTTTTCTCTATTTCCTTGAAAGTTAAGCCATTTTCATTTAAACTAACATTATACATAAATTCAACTCCATTCAGTTTTGTGTTTGCAACTTAATTATAATGGATAATTTATGTATTGGGGAGATGTTTTTGCATCTCCTTTTATTTATATAGTTTTTTATACTAGTTCTGCCTACTAAAATTATACTCTAACATTATATACTTTATAATAAAACTAAAAAAAGCAGCTAAAACTCTTTGAGTTTTAGCTGCTTTTTATTATATTTTAGTAAATTCCTTGAAGCATCATAGCTTCTGCTACTTTTAAGAATCCAGCTATGTTTGCACCAGCTACTAAATTGTATCCGAATCCACAAGATTCAGCTGCGTTCATAGCATTGTCATGGATACCCTTCATTATGTGATGTAATTTAACATCAACTTCTTCAGCTGTCCATGCAAGTCTCATACTGTTTTGTGCCATTTCAAGAGCTGATACTGCAACTCCTCCAGCATTAGCAGCTTTAGCTGGTCCAACTATTAAACCTTTTTCTAAGAAATACTTAAGAGCTTCATTTGTACATGGCATATTAGCAGCTTCACATACAAATTTTATATCATTATCAACTATTTGTTTTGCATGCTCTAAACTTATATCATTTTGAGTAGCACATGGTATTATGATATCAGCTTTAG
It includes:
- a CDS encoding ISLre2 family transposase; the encoded protein is MYNVSLNENGLTFKEIEKKIYKMVCDEACNVLKNVLEALDEKLLKERDIKVYRNKGLKKTCLRTIMGDVEYSRRIYQFELEDGKTATKFLLDEYLGMDTIGNVSINLVETILTNVSEVSFRKTAENIKTMCNQEISAQGVWNIVQMVGEKINELEKRKIELNEKGALKGKKEVPVLFQEQDGVWLSIQGKDRPKGKNRKKELKLAVSYTGWKLRPGSKKEYVVIDKTVCASFNSSSHFKKVAEATIAEKYNVDEIETRILNGDGAKWIKATCEDQDIHFQLDPFHISQAIIRKVSDKKEQKVLLKLFRQGKVDEGLEAIVNMMIENNKDEVVFKKLTELYDYFVHNKEGLVPYKLRDNITMPTAPEGIEYRQLGTMEHNICDVLAHRMKGRKMSWSINGADNLSKILAEKFSNRLFSTLDKIYKNIIPKGVIDTVIREIPLSASAVNKKGTKSKEYKIHTAPIPYSGAAVTLGRKVIQKLCGLKGFGDLSYN